The proteins below are encoded in one region of Halalkalicoccus jeotgali B3:
- a CDS encoding LLM class flavin-dependent oxidoreductase — MELSAVDLSPVPDDGTAADAYANTVEAARQAERLGYSRFWVAEHHAMADTLAGTSPEVLLGRLAGETDSIRLGSGAVLLNHYSPFKVAELFGALDGLAPGRIDAGLGRANGSPASDRALGTDRHVQDPDGDHREKIEAVVNHLYDDYPEGHPYSDLAIPRSGEGPAIPWALGSSPSSAAIAGELGLRYCFAAFIRPQFAVHAFEQYREGFRASELAGSTDEPEGILAVNAVCAETDEEAARLRAVAEASYQRMQRGIVGTTPSVEEAIGELGGVPDPTPATLDDDEWPRAISGSPETIAGLLEQLTDRVGVDEVMIQHVISDHDDALRSHELLAEGVGLTPRRAGDGS, encoded by the coding sequence ATGGAACTCTCTGCGGTCGACCTTTCGCCGGTCCCGGACGACGGGACCGCGGCCGACGCGTACGCAAACACCGTCGAGGCCGCACGCCAAGCCGAGCGCCTGGGTTACTCTCGCTTCTGGGTGGCCGAACACCACGCGATGGCCGATACCCTCGCCGGAACGAGCCCCGAGGTGTTGCTCGGACGTCTCGCCGGCGAGACCGACTCGATTCGACTGGGGTCGGGTGCGGTGTTGCTCAATCACTACAGCCCGTTCAAGGTCGCGGAGCTGTTCGGCGCGCTCGACGGGCTCGCGCCGGGACGGATCGACGCGGGACTCGGGCGCGCGAACGGCTCGCCGGCGTCGGACCGCGCGCTCGGGACCGACCGACACGTGCAGGACCCCGACGGCGACCACCGCGAGAAGATCGAGGCCGTCGTCAATCACCTCTACGACGACTACCCCGAGGGTCACCCCTACAGCGATCTGGCGATCCCCCGCTCGGGGGAGGGCCCGGCGATCCCGTGGGCACTCGGATCGAGCCCGTCGAGTGCGGCCATCGCGGGCGAACTCGGGTTGCGCTACTGTTTCGCGGCGTTCATCCGACCCCAGTTCGCCGTTCATGCCTTCGAGCAGTACCGCGAAGGGTTCCGGGCGTCGGAACTGGCCGGCAGCACGGACGAGCCCGAGGGGATACTCGCGGTGAACGCGGTCTGTGCGGAGACCGACGAGGAAGCGGCGCGGCTGCGGGCCGTGGCCGAGGCGTCGTATCAGCGGATGCAACGCGGGATCGTCGGCACCACGCCTTCCGTCGAGGAGGCGATCGGGGAACTCGGCGGCGTGCCCGACCCGACGCCCGCGACGCTCGACGACGACGAGTGGCCACGGGCGATCTCGGGGAGCCCCGAGACGATCGCAGGGCTGTTGGAGCAACTCACGGATCGCGTCGGCGTCGATGAGGTGATGATCCAGCACGTCATCTCCGACCACGACGACGCGCTGCGCTCCCACGAACTGCTGGCCGAGGGCGTCGGGCTCACCCCACGTCGGGCGGGAGACGGCTCCTGA